One stretch of Glycine soja cultivar W05 chromosome 7, ASM419377v2, whole genome shotgun sequence DNA includes these proteins:
- the LOC114418513 gene encoding MADS-box transcription factor 6-like — protein sequence MGRGRVELKRIENKINRQVTFSKRRNGLLKKAYELSVLCDAEVALIIFSSRGKLYEFGSVGTTKTIERYHRSSFTPQDEHVECETQSWYQEVSKLKAKYDSLQRTQRHLLGEDLGPLNIKELQNLEKQLEGALAQARQRKTQIMIEQMEELRRRERHLGDMNKQLRLKLEAEGFNLKAMESLLSSTSEAGNSGFHFQQPPQTNPMDYQQAEPFLQIGYHQYVQAEASNVPKSMACETNFMQGWIL from the exons atggGTAGAGGGAGAGTTGAGCTGAAGAGGATAGAGAACAAAATCAACCGCCAAGTAACTTTCTCAAAAAGAAGGAACGGTTTGCTCAAGAAAGCCTATGAGCTCTCAGTTCTCTGTGATGCTGAGGTTGCTCTCATCATTTTCTCAAGCCGTGGCAAGCTCTATGAATTTGGAAGTGTTGG GACTACCAAAACTATTGAGCGATACCATCGTAGCTCTTTTACTCCTCAAGACGAACACGTTGAATGTGAAACTCAG AGCTGGTACCAAGAGGTATCAAAGCTAAAGGCAAAGTATGATTCTCTTCAAAGGACCCAGAG GCATTTGCTTGGGGAAGATCTTGGACCATTGAACATAAAGGAGCTGCAGAATCTTGAGAAACAGCTTGAAGGGGCTTTAGCACAAGCAAGGCAAAGGAAG ACACAAATCATGATTGAACAAATGGAAGAGCTTCGCAGAAGG GAGCGCCATCTTGGAGACATGAATAAGCAACTGAGACTCAAG CTTGAAGCAGAGGGATTTAATCTTAAAGCTATGGAAAGCTTGTTGAGCTCTACTTCAGAAGCTGGAAATAGTGGCTTTCACTTTCAGCAGCCTCCTCAAACCAATCCTATGGATTACCAGCAGGCAGAACCCTTTTTGCAAATAGG GTACCATCAATATGTTCAAGCTGAGGCTTCTAATGTTCCAAAGAGCATGGCTTGTGAAACTAATTTCATGCAGGGATGGATCCTTTGA